From the genome of Longispora fulva:
GACCGCCGGCACGCCCTCGCCGCGGCAGCCACAGCGGCGCTGCTGGTCGTGGACGCCTGGTTCGACACGATGACGGCCACGTCCAACAGCGATCTCGGGGCGGCGATCGCCATGGCACTGTGCGCCGAACTGCCGCTCGCGGCCGTGTGCGGCTGGTTGGCGATGCGTGGTTCGCGGCAGCGCAACTAACGAGAGGTCCTTCGACCGGGATTCAATGAAGCCCGGCTCGTAGGCGGCATTCGCAGCCTGCGTACGATCCCGCACCCCGAGCTTGCCCAGAACAGCACCAACGTGCGTCTTCACCGTCTCAGCGCCGAGGCCGAGCTCGGAGGCGATCTCAGCGAGCAGCCGCGCGCGATCAGGCGCAAGACCTCCTCCTCGCGGGCGGTCAGAGGCGCGGCGAACGGCTCGGCGGGCTTGGCTTGTCTGGGCGCGTAGCAGTCGACCAGCTACGCGGATCGATCACCTGGATCTGCAGCCTTCGCCCCACCACACGAACACAACGCCAGACGGACCCTAGCGCTCAAACACCACGACCGTCCGGACATGGACCGGCACCGACCGTGCGATGGCGTCGGAGACCTCATCTGCGAGGGAGTGCTCTGCGAGCGTGACGCGGATGGTTACCTGTGGCGGTCCGTCGTTGAGCTGCTCGGTGATCTGGGCGTCGGCTCCGTACAGGCGCAGCAGGTCGCGCAGGCCCGACACTGTTCCGCGCCGGCGGTGCAGGTCTACGGCGGCTGCGAGGATGCGGCGTTGGTGGGCCTTCGGCGGCGTGTCGAGTTCGTCGCCCATTCCGAGGAGGATGGCGAGCCAGGCGAGCACGTCGGGTGGGGCCGTTGCCGGGTCAAGGTACCGGCCCGGGTCCAGCGCAACCCGGCGGACCGGGTCGAGGAGGCCGTCGGCGACGTGGGCGAGCAGGTTCACGACCGGATGGTCGCGCATGTCGTCGGGTACCTCGTCGGGCACGGTTGCCGTCATCGGGCCGTCACCTTCACGAGGTGCTGGTAGGAGTAGGCGAGTGTGTTCGGGCCGAGGACCAGGGTGTGTGCGGCTTCGCCGCGCTCGCCGGTGACCGGGTCCGCGGGGTGCAGCCGGAGGTCGTCGATGTCGCCGACTCCGGGCACGGCGTGGATGACGGCGTGCAGTTCGCCGATCCGGACGGGGCGGCCGAAGGGCCATCCGGTGCCGGTCGGGCCGCCGGTGATCGGGTGCAGGTATTCGTACAGGGCGTCGAGCACCGCTTCCCGGACCGCGGCCAGACGTCTGCGGGGTTCGGCGACGACTGAGGCGACGACGGTCACGCCCTGGTAGTAGGGCGGTTCGACGGTGAATCTGGTTCCGATGATGCGCCGTTCGTCGAGGTAGCGGGCCACGCGGTCCAGCATGTTCGACGGCGGCCGCAGGGCGGGGAAGGTGAGGCTGCGGGCGTCGGTCGCGTCGATGGTCGGTACGACGAGCACCTGGATGGTGCCGTCATCGGTGCTGACGCAGCGGATTCGGGTGATGGTGGGGTCCGCCCGGCGGGCGAGATGTTCGTAGTCCTCTGCGGTGACGGCCCGGTCGCGTGACTGGAGCGCCGCCGGTGCGCGGTGCCACAGGTCGTCGGCGGACTCGCCGTCGCGGCCCCCGGTCGTGGCCCGGTGGCTCACCGTCAGGCCCGGCAGGTCGTCGAGGATGGTGTCGAGGGTGTCGGCCGGCAGATTGCCCACCCGGCCGCCGCCGGTCCAGTAGTCCCTGATCCTCAGGAGTGCCCCGACCGGGGGGACGGCCCCGTACTGCCGTGAGGAACCGTCTCCGTCCGCGACCGCAGGGCCGCACAGCACCTCGCCGGTGGCCGCGTCCAGGAGCACGTGCCGGTCGCCGGGATCGCTGCCGGTGAACCTGTCCACCAGGGTCCATGCTTGCCAGCCGCCGTCGACCCGGACCTCCACGATGGGCGGGGTGCCTGCCGTGGCGATCGGCGCGTGTCGCAGGACGAACCGCTGCCCGGGTTCGCCGGTGGACTCCCCCAGCGGCTCATCGGTCACCAGGCGGCCGTGCCACGCCTCGGTCGTGCCGCCGACCGTGGCGACGCTGACCTGCGAGATCACCGGCGGGGAGGAGTAGGTGGGCTGTTCCGGGAGCGCCTCCATGAGCCGGCACCGCACCCACGCAGCCTCCGTGCCGGCCATGGACGCCCGTCCGTGCTCAGGGGGCAGTTGGAGGCCGACGGTGCCCGGCGCGCACAGTCCGCCGGTGGTGTCCGTCAGCACGGGGCACGGCGTCCAGCCGCCCTCCACGGCGTTCCAGCACTCCCAGACGATGGGCGGATCACGCGGGTCGACTCCGACACCCAGCACCGTGAGTTCGAGGGTGAGTTCGACCGTGCAGCCCGGTGCCGGCGCGTCCAGGCCCAGCAGGAACGCGTCACCGGGTTCGCAGTCGGGCCCGAACGCCGCCATGGGGGTCTCCCGGGCCCAGTCGTCGGTGAAGTCGACCATCGTCTGCCGTCCCTCGGAGAGCACCGCGACGACGGTGACCGGTACCAGGCGCAGGTCCTGCGCCGTCGAGAAGACCACCGAGCCGTCAGCATCCCCGACCGCGGTGCCCTTCGGCACCACCCGCAGCGTGGCCACCGGCGTCTCCGTCCAGAACGACAGCATCGTCCTCGCCGCCCACGGCGGGTCCGGTCGCAGCCCGAGCAGCTCCAACATGGGTCCGCGCAACTGGTCGGGAAGCCGTTCGAGCCGGTCAGTCAGGTGATCGGCGATGAGCGCCGCGCCGGCCAGCACCGCCCCCGCCGGTGTGCCCGGCGCCAGGTCGGTCGCGGCCTGAGGCAATTGGCGGAGGGCCTCGCGGCGGGCCTCGTCGAGCAGCTCGTCGAACCGGCGCCGTCCGGTTGATCCACGTGGATGGCTCATGGGAGATAGCATCGCACTGGCCGCGGGGTCCGGCCTCCCCGAGGCCCTGTCCGATGTGGAGGTGGCTGTGTCCCTGGAAGTCGTGGTGACGGCGGTCGGTGAGGACGCCGATCAGCAGCACGAGGCGGGCTGGCAGGCCCAGGTCGAGGTTCTGCACCGCGCGCTGCTGGACACCGACGTCGACGGCGTGTCCCGCCGGGTTCGTGCGGTCGCCGACGCCAAGGGTGCCGCTTCCGACATCGTCGTGGCGTTGGGAACCTCCGGGGCGGTGACAGCGGTCGTGACAGTGTTTCGCACGTGGGTGTCCCGCGCGCGGCACCGGCGTATCGATGTGGAGATCAACGGCGTGACGTACTCGGTGCGGGGCACCGACGCCACCGACGAGACGCTCCGCGAGGTCATGCTGGCGGCTCTGGGCCGCGACAGTGGCGATGCCTGACCGCAGGTACCGGGCGCTGCTGGTCGTCAACGGCGACTACCCCGCTGATCCGGCGGGTCTGCCCGCCTTGCGCGGCCCGCGTCTTGATGGCGAACTTCTCCGCGCGGCGCTGACGGATCCGGTCACCGGCCTGCACCAGCAGCCCGACGTGCGGGTGCTCGTCGACGCCGATCGGCACACCGTGATGTCCGCGCTGGAGGAGTTCTTCACCGGGGCGGGCCGCGACGATCAGCTCCTGTTCTACTACAGCGGTCACGGCCAACTCGACCTGTTCGGCCGTCTGCACCTCTGCGCCAGCGACACCCGGCTGGCCGGGTTGCGGTACACGGCGGTGCCGGCCCGAGACATCCACGACCTGCTCGGAGAGTCCCGGGCCCGGGCGAAGGTCGTCATCCTCGACTGCTGTCACGCCGGCGGGTTCAAAGGCCCGCCCGACCTGCCCCGGGCGCTGGCGGGCCGGGGTAGGTTCGTCCTCGCCAGCTCGCTGAGCACCCAGCAGACGCAGGACGCGGCCGAGGGCGAGACGGCCAGCCCCTTCACCCGGTTCCTGGCGGAATCGCTCCTGGCTGGAGCACCT
Proteins encoded in this window:
- a CDS encoding phage tail protein I codes for the protein MTATVPDEVPDDMRDHPVVNLLAHVADGLLDPVRRVALDPGRYLDPATAPPDVLAWLAILLGMGDELDTPPKAHQRRILAAAVDLHRRRGTVSGLRDLLRLYGADAQITEQLNDGPPQVTIRVTLAEHSLADEVSDAIARSVPVHVRTVVVFER
- a CDS encoding putative baseplate assembly protein, coding for MSHPRGSTGRRRFDELLDEARREALRQLPQAATDLAPGTPAGAVLAGAALIADHLTDRLERLPDQLRGPMLELLGLRPDPPWAARTMLSFWTETPVATLRVVPKGTAVGDADGSVVFSTAQDLRLVPVTVVAVLSEGRQTMVDFTDDWARETPMAAFGPDCEPGDAFLLGLDAPAPGCTVELTLELTVLGVGVDPRDPPIVWECWNAVEGGWTPCPVLTDTTGGLCAPGTVGLQLPPEHGRASMAGTEAAWVRCRLMEALPEQPTYSSPPVISQVSVATVGGTTEAWHGRLVTDEPLGESTGEPGQRFVLRHAPIATAGTPPIVEVRVDGGWQAWTLVDRFTGSDPGDRHVLLDAATGEVLCGPAVADGDGSSRQYGAVPPVGALLRIRDYWTGGGRVGNLPADTLDTILDDLPGLTVSHRATTGGRDGESADDLWHRAPAALQSRDRAVTAEDYEHLARRADPTITRIRCVSTDDGTIQVLVVPTIDATDARSLTFPALRPPSNMLDRVARYLDERRIIGTRFTVEPPYYQGVTVVASVVAEPRRRLAAVREAVLDALYEYLHPITGGPTGTGWPFGRPVRIGELHAVIHAVPGVGDIDDLRLHPADPVTGERGEAAHTLVLGPNTLAYSYQHLVKVTAR
- a CDS encoding effector-associated constant component EACC1, coding for MGDSIALAAGSGLPEALSDVEVAVSLEVVVTAVGEDADQQHEAGWQAQVEVLHRALLDTDVDGVSRRVRAVADAKGAASDIVVALGTSGAVTAVVTVFRTWVSRARHRRIDVEINGVTYSVRGTDATDETLREVMLAALGRDSGDA